One stretch of Methanobacterium aggregans DNA includes these proteins:
- a CDS encoding YbjQ family protein has product MDKNLFSSSLKKIKLENIKNKRWAIFAVIIGSAVGFLSVAICVYGHLTIFGFNIAYVVSPLIAGFVETYIAKSKHGNSTGAISAIVLFISINVFGWVFPANPITLNLFTLGGLALAVQAAFPILINYLIFVVFLGALTYALGYLGDLMARAVNKIQGKVDVPEEKDIGTLESEKWNTLLINTPDIQGKRVVEYMGLVNGESIMAADEEDVGTLKKISGDVNYERKLEKAVINALKIMDEEASSVGANAVLEVQIDYSSVGGIKGKTLMVSVVGNAVKYE; this is encoded by the coding sequence ATGGATAAAAATCTTTTTTCATCTTCATTAAAGAAAATTAAGCTAGAGAACATAAAAAATAAACGCTGGGCAATATTTGCTGTTATTATTGGTTCGGCTGTGGGATTTCTTTCAGTTGCAATATGTGTATATGGACATCTTACAATATTCGGATTCAACATTGCATACGTAGTATCACCACTTATAGCAGGATTTGTAGAAACCTACATAGCAAAAAGTAAGCATGGTAACTCAACAGGAGCCATAAGTGCAATAGTACTGTTTATTAGTATTAACGTTTTTGGATGGGTGTTTCCTGCAAACCCAATAACACTCAACCTCTTCACACTAGGTGGTCTGGCCCTTGCAGTACAGGCAGCATTCCCAATACTCATTAATTATCTCATATTCGTGGTTTTCCTTGGAGCTTTGACCTATGCACTTGGTTATTTAGGGGATTTAATGGCCCGGGCTGTTAATAAAATTCAGGGCAAAGTGGATGTTCCTGAAGAAAAGGATATTGGAACTCTTGAATCTGAAAAATGGAACACACTTCTCATTAACACTCCTGATATTCAGGGGAAACGTGTAGTTGAGTATATGGGACTTGTGAATGGAGAATCGATTATGGCTGCTGATGAAGAAGATGTTGGGACTTTGAAAAAAATTTCAGGTGATGTAAACTATGAGAGGAAACTTGAAAAAGCAGTTATAAATGCCCTGAAAATAATGGATGAAGAAGCAAGTTCCGTGGGTGCAAACGCGGTTTTAGAGGTGCAGATAGATTACAGCAGTGTTGGTGGCATCAAGGGAAAAACACTCATGGTCAGTGTTGTTGGAAACGCTGTGAAGTATGAATAA
- a CDS encoding YbjQ family protein, which translates to MLILTTPNIEGKKIVEYFGLVTGESLLGANVYKDLFSGVRDVVGGRTSAYEEELKKARNLALESMEKKAESKGANAVIALRIKYNNLGGTMGNTIMVTVTGTAVKYE; encoded by the coding sequence ATGTTGATACTAACCACACCGAATATAGAAGGTAAAAAAATCGTTGAATACTTTGGACTGGTTACAGGTGAATCATTGTTAGGTGCAAACGTCTACAAAGACCTTTTTTCAGGAGTCAGGGATGTTGTGGGTGGAAGAACTTCAGCCTACGAAGAGGAACTTAAAAAGGCAAGAAACCTGGCTCTGGAAAGTATGGAAAAAAAAGCTGAATCTAAAGGTGCAAATGCCGTTATAGCTCTACGTATAAAGTACAACAACCTTGGTGGGACCATGGGAAACACCATAATGGTAACGGTAACTGGAACTGCTGTGAAATATGAGTAA
- a CDS encoding TRAM domain-containing protein, whose product MFGNNYDRNDSYESRENSSPVNVGEEHEVKIEDVGRDGDGIARIEGFVIFVTGAKVGEEVKIKINSTRRNFAFAEIVE is encoded by the coding sequence TTGTTCGGAAATAATTACGATAGAAATGATAGCTACGAAAGTAGAGAAAATTCATCTCCTGTTAACGTAGGAGAAGAACACGAAGTTAAAATTGAAGACGTTGGAAGAGACGGAGACGGAATCGCACGTATAGAGGGTTTTGTTATATTTGTAACAGGCGCAAAAGTGGGCGAAGAAGTTAAAATCAAAATTAACTCAACCAGAAGGAACTTTGCCTTCGCAGAAATAGTCGAATAG
- a CDS encoding slipin family protein gives MDIVTTFIIGIIILIILGLSIRIVNQYERGVVFRLGKVIGLKQPGLRLIIPLVDKMVKVSLRIVTMPIPAQRIITKDNVSVDIAAVAYFKVIDALNSVIVIENYNRAVNQIAQTTVRSVIGQFSLDEVLSDTPKINEKIKEIIDSHSEPWGIKVTAVEIKDIKLPETMKRAIAKQAEAEREKRAKIITSEGEFESAAKLGDAADIIQSHPVALQLRNLQVLSEIAVEKNSTIVFPAQLMTTIQEIKEFMAQETLKNDKK, from the coding sequence ATGGATATAGTGACTACTTTTATCATAGGTATAATAATTTTAATCATACTTGGTCTTTCAATTAGGATAGTTAACCAATATGAAAGGGGAGTAGTTTTCCGTCTGGGAAAGGTTATAGGGCTTAAACAGCCAGGACTTAGACTTATAATCCCCCTCGTGGACAAAATGGTTAAAGTTTCCCTGCGTATCGTGACCATGCCAATCCCTGCCCAGCGAATCATAACCAAAGACAACGTTTCTGTGGATATTGCTGCAGTGGCCTACTTCAAGGTTATTGATGCCCTGAACTCGGTTATAGTGATTGAAAACTACAACAGAGCAGTTAACCAGATAGCTCAAACCACGGTGAGGAGTGTTATAGGACAGTTTTCCCTGGATGAGGTCTTATCAGACACACCAAAGATAAACGAAAAGATCAAAGAGATCATAGACTCCCACAGTGAACCATGGGGTATAAAAGTCACGGCTGTTGAAATAAAAGACATAAAACTGCCTGAGACAATGAAAAGGGCAATAGCAAAACAGGCCGAAGCTGAAAGGGAAAAAAGAGCCAAGATCATCACATCGGAGGGTGAATTCGAATCTGCTGCTAAACTTGGAGACGCTGCAGACATCATTCAAAGCCATCCAGTAGCACTTCAACTCCGTAACCTGCAGGTTTTAAGTGAAATAGCAGTTGAAAAGAACTCCACAATAGTTTTCCCAGCTCAGCTCATGACAACCATACAAGAAATTAAGGAATTCATGGCCCAGGAAACTTTGAAGAACGATAAAAAGTGA
- a CDS encoding TrkH family potassium uptake protein has protein sequence MRGYLRKRDFFVIFQNLGTVMEGTGVVVLIPLIVALIYNEQTYLGFLVPALLSLSLGYVLKRFSGDDTQLKLKHGMLIAALAWLWAAFIGSLCLFYSTDISFLDAYFESMSAWTGSGLTMYSNVEILPRSVLFLRSLEQWVGGLGVVIVVIGILIRPGTAAARLYKAEARDEKIKPSIVNTVKTIWWIYLFYTILGITLYIIAGMPIFDAINNCFTNLSTGGMSIKNDNIGAYHSTWIYIITMVLMILGGTSFLVHYKAIKGKLIDVLKDIQFQAMIIIVAVFSILLILYGNLSDINSVFYVISALSCTGSNTLPNSVMANWTDYVKIILAACMIIGMSAGSTTGAVKLIRVVTLVKGVYWDIVKVVSPEGSVIPRKISGKSVKDAEIKEAGSYVFLYFFCILVSWLVFTKYGYGGVDSFFEIASAQGNVGLSVGITSATMPRLPEVFMIMNMWIGRIEIIPAIVLLKVGIDLFKRL, from the coding sequence ATGAGAGGCTACCTTAGAAAGAGAGATTTTTTTGTTATATTCCAAAACCTTGGAACTGTGATGGAAGGTACAGGCGTTGTTGTTCTTATACCCCTGATCGTTGCACTCATCTACAACGAACAAACTTATCTGGGTTTTTTAGTGCCGGCATTACTTTCACTTTCCCTAGGTTACGTGCTCAAACGTTTCTCTGGTGATGATACCCAACTCAAACTCAAACATGGAATGCTAATAGCTGCTCTGGCCTGGCTCTGGGCAGCGTTTATAGGAAGTCTCTGTCTTTTTTATTCAACAGATATAAGTTTCCTTGATGCTTACTTTGAGAGCATGTCTGCATGGACAGGCAGTGGTCTGACCATGTACAGCAACGTGGAAATACTCCCAAGATCAGTTTTGTTTTTAAGAAGCCTTGAACAGTGGGTTGGAGGGCTTGGAGTAGTGATTGTAGTTATAGGCATACTTATAAGGCCTGGAACTGCTGCTGCAAGACTCTACAAGGCAGAAGCTCGTGATGAGAAAATAAAGCCCAGTATAGTCAACACAGTTAAAACCATATGGTGGATATATCTCTTCTACACCATCCTTGGAATAACCCTGTACATCATTGCAGGTATGCCAATATTCGATGCAATCAACAACTGTTTCACAAACCTTTCCACAGGAGGTATGTCCATTAAAAACGACAACATCGGAGCCTACCACAGCACATGGATATACATCATAACAATGGTACTGATGATACTTGGAGGTACAAGCTTCCTTGTACACTACAAAGCCATTAAAGGAAAGTTAATTGATGTTTTGAAGGACATACAGTTTCAGGCCATGATAATTATAGTTGCAGTCTTTTCTATACTCTTAATACTCTACGGAAATTTATCTGATATTAACTCTGTTTTTTACGTTATTTCTGCCCTGAGCTGTACCGGTTCAAACACCCTACCCAACAGTGTGATGGCCAACTGGACAGACTACGTGAAGATCATACTGGCAGCTTGTATGATAATTGGTATGTCTGCAGGTTCAACAACAGGTGCAGTGAAACTCATAAGGGTTGTTACGCTTGTAAAGGGTGTTTACTGGGATATTGTGAAGGTGGTGTCCCCTGAAGGCTCTGTAATTCCAAGGAAGATATCTGGAAAATCCGTTAAAGATGCAGAGATAAAAGAGGCTGGGAGTTACGTATTCCTGTACTTCTTCTGCATACTGGTAAGCTGGCTTGTTTTCACCAAGTATGGCTACGGTGGAGTGGATTCATTCTTTGAAATTGCATCTGCACAGGGAAACGTTGGCCTTTCTGTGGGGATAACATCTGCAACCATGCCTAGGCTCCCTGAGGTGTTCATGATCATGAACATGTGGATTGGAAGGATCGAGATCATTCCTGCAATCGTGCTCTTGAAGGTTGGAATTGATCTATTCAAAAGACTTTAA
- a CDS encoding potassium channel family protein yields MYVVIMGSGRVGLSLAASLVSGGHDITIIENDANLCSDAASEMDALVICGNGTDVKTLEEANINDADVFVAATGNDEVNLLSCILVKEYNLKKIIARVSNPDHEEAFRKVGIDDVISPELTAASYLEKVITRPKIADLIVIGKGNAEILDIRVTNDKAVGKRIGDLSPTNNYIINAIYKDGEITIPKEDVVLARGDRIFVLVKSPAVKATTKLFTK; encoded by the coding sequence ATGTACGTAGTTATAATGGGCAGCGGAAGAGTGGGGCTGAGTCTTGCAGCTTCACTGGTCAGCGGAGGCCATGATATCACAATTATTGAGAATGATGCAAATCTCTGCAGCGATGCAGCCAGTGAAATGGATGCACTGGTAATATGTGGAAATGGAACAGATGTAAAAACCCTTGAAGAAGCCAATATAAATGATGCAGATGTTTTTGTTGCAGCAACAGGAAACGATGAGGTTAATCTGCTTTCATGCATACTGGTGAAGGAGTACAACCTGAAAAAGATAATTGCAAGGGTCAGTAACCCCGATCATGAGGAGGCCTTCCGGAAGGTGGGTATAGATGATGTTATAAGTCCAGAACTTACAGCAGCAAGCTATCTTGAAAAGGTGATAACGCGGCCTAAGATCGCAGATCTCATAGTTATCGGAAAGGGAAATGCAGAGATACTGGATATAAGAGTTACAAACGACAAGGCAGTTGGTAAAAGAATAGGAGATCTCAGCCCAACCAACAATTACATTATAAATGCTATATACAAGGATGGAGAAATAACAATTCCTAAAGAGGATGTTGTACTTGCAAGGGGAGATAGAATCTTCGTTCTTGTTAAAAGTCCTGCAGTGAAGGCAACAACCAAACTATTCACAAAATGA
- a CDS encoding metal-dependent hydrolase → MDLITHFIVPYAILTLMKSKNRLEGALGGIAPDFDVLIAGIGIIFPELFVFSHRGITHSFLFGFVTVVIFLYLVSRKPVKETMSHVIKRDFNVNFTKTTVLVAYFGVLTHLFLDFLTSKGIPLFYPFILNRFSAELYSSLDFVTICLALAVIIVLYLKVDSRYKNMALAGFVIVLIIFGGVRAYEKMDVLGEAQNFSASYTNITAYPSSDMFSWYLVENSPDKSVYRSFKFNNLNKGVSETLTAKTISISNGSYQAGLDAVKEANSTAAVQRFKWNAFYPFVNAKGSKEGWNVTYFDIVPSYNNQNITVYVSGI, encoded by the coding sequence ATGGATTTGATAACTCATTTCATTGTTCCCTACGCAATTTTAACTTTGATGAAAAGTAAAAATCGGCTTGAAGGAGCATTGGGTGGGATAGCACCTGATTTTGATGTTTTAATTGCAGGTATTGGAATAATTTTCCCTGAACTTTTTGTTTTCAGCCACAGGGGAATTACCCATTCATTTCTATTCGGTTTTGTAACTGTGGTGATCTTCCTCTACTTGGTATCAAGAAAGCCTGTGAAGGAAACTATGAGTCATGTAATAAAAAGAGATTTTAATGTTAATTTCACTAAAACAACTGTTTTAGTTGCTTATTTTGGAGTTTTAACCCATTTATTCCTTGATTTTTTAACTAGCAAGGGCATTCCTCTTTTTTATCCATTCATTCTTAACAGGTTCAGTGCAGAGCTTTATTCCTCCCTTGATTTTGTGACGATCTGTCTGGCACTGGCTGTTATCATTGTTCTCTATCTTAAAGTGGATTCAAGATATAAAAACATGGCTTTAGCAGGATTTGTTATTGTTCTCATTATCTTCGGTGGTGTGAGGGCCTATGAAAAGATGGATGTCCTGGGTGAGGCCCAGAATTTCAGTGCCAGCTACACCAACATAACTGCTTATCCCTCATCGGATATGTTCTCATGGTACCTGGTTGAGAACAGCCCGGATAAATCAGTTTACAGATCTTTCAAATTCAACAACCTCAACAAAGGAGTTTCAGAAACTTTAACAGCTAAAACCATCTCTATAAGCAATGGATCCTACCAGGCAGGGTTGGATGCCGTTAAAGAAGCTAATTCAACTGCAGCGGTTCAAAGGTTCAAATGGAATGCATTCTACCCATTTGTAAATGCTAAAGGTTCAAAAGAAGGATGGAATGTAACCTACTTTGATATCGTGCCTTCCTACAACAACCAGAACATTACAGTTTATGTTTCAGGGATTTAA
- a CDS encoding MBL fold metallo-hydrolase: protein MKKINNILMIEGRGYDSNIYIFEDVVVDTGTGENMGYIKDSIKKAGINPDDLSLIVNTHNHYDHTGGNRCFNLEVAMHSDDVESFERGDDEATVASMFGGSIEGMKVDKKLEEGDKIHDFTVLHTPGHTKGGICLYNGETLISGDTVFAGGGFGRTDIGGDVNDMQNSLEKLSKLDVKYLLPGHGPCTSQGSRHIKMAFDMAKMF, encoded by the coding sequence TTGAAAAAAATCAACAACATCCTAATGATAGAAGGAAGAGGCTATGATTCAAATATCTACATTTTTGAAGATGTCGTAGTTGACACAGGAACTGGAGAAAACATGGGATACATCAAAGATTCCATTAAAAAGGCCGGAATAAATCCTGATGATCTCTCCTTAATCGTGAACACCCACAACCACTACGACCACACAGGTGGTAACAGATGCTTCAACCTGGAAGTTGCAATGCACTCAGATGATGTTGAATCATTTGAACGTGGAGATGACGAGGCAACTGTGGCGTCCATGTTCGGTGGGTCCATTGAAGGAATGAAGGTGGACAAAAAACTTGAAGAAGGAGATAAAATTCATGATTTCACGGTTCTACACACTCCGGGCCACACTAAGGGGGGAATATGCCTCTATAATGGTGAAACACTCATTTCCGGTGACACAGTCTTTGCAGGTGGAGGTTTTGGACGTACGGACATTGGGGGGGATGTGAATGACATGCAGAATTCTCTTGAGAAACTGAGCAAACTGGATGTTAAGTACCTGCTTCCAGGACACGGTCCCTGCACATCTCAAGGCTCAAGACACATAAAAATGGCATTTGACATGGCTAAGATGTTTTAA
- a CDS encoding DUF3221 domain-containing protein: MKVITLIALLSVMFLGVIYGVFYATGDTPSDMDGKIVGVCQNDQMQDLTSSNSILVDGVITDGNQHGNVSVIVTNETQIFKKQGNKQTSSSFNNFKPGQKVEIQFSGPIMESYPPQVCAGQIVIVD, translated from the coding sequence ATGAAAGTTATCACACTTATTGCACTTTTATCAGTAATGTTTTTAGGGGTTATATATGGAGTTTTTTATGCAACAGGCGATACTCCTTCAGATATGGATGGAAAAATCGTTGGTGTGTGTCAAAACGACCAAATGCAAGATTTAACATCATCAAATTCAATTCTGGTTGATGGTGTGATTACAGATGGTAACCAACATGGGAACGTTTCTGTAATAGTAACCAATGAAACTCAAATATTTAAGAAGCAGGGAAATAAACAGACATCTTCCTCATTTAATAACTTTAAACCTGGACAGAAGGTTGAAATTCAATTTTCAGGCCCAATAATGGAATCTTATCCTCCACAGGTATGTGCAGGTCAGATAGTCATAGTTGATTGA
- a CDS encoding pyrroline-5-carboxylate reductase dimerization domain-containing protein, which translates to MKKIGFIGYGSMGSMIIRGILSSNVLKPGEMVISTRTKSKLKDLKKHYPEIKIADNNIDLTQKCHKIFLFVGTADVKGVMEEIRGQIMEDVHIIYISAGLTLDDIGSVFPEKLSKVIPSITSEVGEGVSLVCHSQEVSTEDAKFVDKIFGALGDVKVVDEADLEVATNLTSCSPAFMALILRKFAEAGSKISGISKQEAEDMVMKTFYGTSKLLHEENMAVEEILSRVATPGGITEEGLKGLERDLPLVFHELFKTTVSKHEVLKKEF; encoded by the coding sequence TTGAAAAAAATAGGTTTTATAGGCTACGGAAGTATGGGAAGCATGATAATAAGGGGAATTTTATCTTCAAATGTTCTAAAGCCTGGGGAAATGGTAATATCAACGAGAACAAAGTCCAAATTAAAGGATCTGAAGAAACATTACCCTGAAATTAAAATAGCTGATAATAATATTGATTTAACCCAAAAATGTCATAAAATATTCCTATTTGTAGGTACTGCTGATGTTAAGGGAGTTATGGAAGAAATAAGGGGACAAATCATGGAAGATGTTCACATCATCTACATATCTGCTGGTTTAACCCTGGATGATATTGGCAGTGTTTTTCCAGAAAAGCTGAGTAAAGTCATACCCTCAATAACTTCAGAGGTGGGTGAAGGAGTTTCCCTGGTCTGCCACAGCCAAGAGGTCAGTACAGAAGATGCTAAATTTGTGGATAAAATATTTGGAGCCCTGGGGGATGTTAAGGTTGTTGATGAAGCAGATCTGGAAGTTGCAACCAATCTCACCAGCTGTTCCCCGGCATTCATGGCCCTGATCCTTAGGAAGTTCGCAGAGGCAGGATCCAAGATAAGTGGAATTTCCAAACAAGAAGCAGAGGATATGGTCATGAAAACATTTTATGGAACTTCAAAACTTTTGCATGAGGAGAACATGGCTGTTGAAGAAATTCTATCACGGGTTGCAACTCCTGGAGGCATTACAGAAGAAGGTTTAAAGGGTTTAGAAAGGGATCTACCCCTTGTGTTCCATGAACTCTTTAAAACTACCGTGAGCAAACATGAAGTATTGAAAAAGGAATTCTAA
- a CDS encoding class I SAM-dependent methyltransferase: MEYVHGYSNREALRLADQADTLTGILHSGTAYPSGSRVLEAGCGVGAQTIALAKNSPEAEITSIDISRESLSHAESLIRSEGISNVNFKQADIMNLPFPENSFDHVFVCFVLEHLQNPEVALQSLKRVLKRGGSITVIEGDHGSCYFHPETEEAVRVWGCLVQSQRDYNGNPMIGRELHPLLNDSGFRNVEISPKIVYVDSNRPELVDGFIKKTIIAMVEGVKDQAIEKGMINIKTWNRGIKDLYKTAEPGGTFFYNFFRGYGIK, from the coding sequence ATGGAATATGTGCATGGTTATTCAAATAGAGAAGCCTTAAGGCTAGCTGATCAAGCTGATACTCTGACAGGGATACTGCATTCCGGCACAGCTTACCCTTCAGGAAGCAGGGTTCTAGAAGCAGGATGTGGAGTTGGGGCCCAAACAATTGCACTGGCTAAAAACAGTCCTGAAGCTGAAATAACTTCAATAGATATTTCAAGGGAATCATTGAGTCATGCAGAATCCCTTATAAGATCTGAAGGTATTTCCAATGTGAATTTTAAGCAGGCAGACATCATGAACCTGCCTTTTCCAGAAAACAGCTTTGATCATGTCTTTGTGTGTTTCGTTCTTGAGCACCTTCAAAACCCGGAAGTTGCCCTTCAGAGCTTGAAAAGGGTTTTAAAAAGGGGAGGATCCATAACTGTGATTGAAGGTGATCATGGTTCTTGCTACTTCCATCCTGAAACAGAGGAAGCTGTGAGGGTATGGGGCTGTCTTGTACAGAGTCAAAGAGATTACAACGGAAATCCCATGATTGGAAGGGAGTTACATCCTCTCTTAAATGATTCAGGATTCAGAAATGTTGAAATTTCCCCTAAAATTGTTTATGTTGATTCAAACAGGCCAGAACTTGTTGATGGGTTCATAAAAAAAACCATCATTGCAATGGTGGAAGGTGTGAAGGATCAGGCCATTGAAAAAGGTATGATCAATATTAAAACATGGAACAGGGGAATAAAGGATCTCTACAAAACAGCTGAACCTGGTGGAACCTTCTTCTACAACTTCTTCAGGGGTTACGGTATTAAGTAG
- a CDS encoding transglutaminase-like domain-containing protein: MQLKQMNNNVKDYLRDSEILNYSDEDIQKKALELSQHSENQFETVNTVYEFVRDEVPHSLDIGGQILTFRASEVLRKCQGICFAKSNLLAAMLRFLGVPTGFCYQTLTHEGGYVLHGLNAVLLDGDWYRLDARGNREDVDAQFSMDGEKLAFPVSHTGEVDYPGIYSEPVESVVKSFNDAENVDEVMEKLSEARI; the protein is encoded by the coding sequence TTGCAGCTTAAACAGATGAACAACAATGTAAAGGATTATTTGAGGGATTCTGAAATCCTGAACTACTCTGATGAAGATATCCAAAAAAAAGCATTGGAACTATCTCAACACTCCGAAAATCAATTTGAAACAGTTAATACGGTTTACGAATTTGTAAGGGATGAAGTGCCACATTCACTGGATATTGGGGGGCAGATACTAACTTTCAGAGCATCAGAAGTTTTAAGGAAATGTCAGGGGATTTGCTTTGCAAAATCCAACCTTCTGGCTGCAATGCTCCGATTCTTAGGGGTGCCAACTGGTTTCTGCTATCAGACACTCACCCATGAAGGTGGTTACGTCCTTCATGGACTCAACGCCGTACTTCTTGATGGTGACTGGTACAGGCTGGATGCCAGGGGTAACAGGGAGGATGTTGATGCCCAGTTTTCAATGGATGGGGAAAAACTTGCATTCCCAGTTTCACACACGGGTGAGGTGGATTACCCTGGGATATACTCAGAACCAGTTGAATCAGTTGTGAAATCCTTCAATGATGCTGAAAATGTTGACGAAGTTATGGAGAAACTTTCAGAGGCACGGATCTAA
- a CDS encoding RibD family protein encodes MLPKVIIYNAVSLDGRTTGFNADSELYYELASRLKVDAVLMGSETVLTGFEARPFHGCPEDEEDFKPREVDPADERPILVVPDSRGQVRIWSKVREMPYIRDILVLCSRSTPQEYLDFLDERYVKYMIIGYEKVDLGFALEELNTQFGVKSVRVDSGGILNGVLIREGLVDEVHVLIHPELVGGTSPSSIYQAPDLESDDATIPVFLMDLEKLKNDTLLLKYRIFK; translated from the coding sequence ATGCTACCAAAGGTCATAATCTACAATGCAGTAAGCCTTGACGGCCGTACAACTGGATTTAATGCAGATTCAGAGTTGTACTATGAACTTGCTTCCAGATTGAAGGTTGATGCGGTTCTAATGGGAAGTGAAACTGTGCTGACTGGATTCGAAGCCCGGCCCTTCCATGGCTGTCCTGAGGATGAAGAAGATTTCAAACCCAGAGAGGTTGATCCAGCAGATGAAAGGCCCATTTTAGTGGTTCCAGACAGCAGGGGGCAGGTAAGAATCTGGAGCAAGGTCCGTGAAATGCCCTACATCAGGGACATCCTTGTTTTATGCTCAAGATCCACTCCCCAGGAGTACCTGGACTTTCTGGATGAACGCTACGTGAAGTACATGATCATAGGATACGAGAAGGTTGATCTAGGCTTTGCACTTGAGGAACTCAACACCCAATTCGGAGTGAAATCGGTGAGGGTTGACAGTGGGGGCATCCTCAACGGAGTTCTCATCAGGGAGGGCCTTGTTGATGAAGTCCACGTTCTCATCCACCCCGAGCTTGTGGGGGGAACGTCCCCATCATCCATTTACCAGGCACCTGACCTGGAATCAGACGATGCCACAATACCAGTTTTCCTAATGGACCTTGAGAAACTGAAAAACGACACATTACTCCTCAAGTATCGTATATTTAAGTGA
- a CDS encoding uracil-DNA glycosylase family protein, with product MVNTNLGCDFPCEDVEHNWTIPKIDLDPEKVKIVVVSEAPPLDEKDYYYSHESFFQSTTCTAFGDAGYSLQNFEELVEKGIYFTTAIKCPKKNYNVKAQTLKNCSMILEKELSQFPNVSVIMCMGDFAIKCINYITKKRNGKRVIPQGSTYKLRSNDYIMDSILYVPSYTQTGPSFNIEKSKRNMIAEDIRKAMKYAKIS from the coding sequence ATGGTTAACACAAATTTAGGGTGTGATTTTCCATGTGAGGATGTTGAACACAACTGGACAATCCCCAAAATAGATTTAGACCCTGAAAAAGTTAAGATCGTTGTTGTATCTGAAGCACCTCCTCTTGATGAAAAAGATTACTACTACAGTCATGAGAGCTTTTTTCAAAGTACAACATGCACTGCATTTGGAGATGCAGGATACTCCCTTCAAAATTTTGAGGAACTGGTTGAAAAGGGAATATACTTCACCACTGCAATTAAATGTCCTAAGAAAAATTACAATGTCAAAGCCCAAACCCTGAAAAATTGTTCAATGATTTTAGAAAAAGAACTGTCCCAGTTTCCCAATGTATCCGTTATTATGTGCATGGGGGACTTTGCAATTAAATGCATCAACTACATAACAAAGAAAAGGAATGGTAAGAGGGTTATTCCCCAGGGTTCAACCTACAAGTTACGATCCAATGATTATATCATGGACTCAATTCTTTACGTGCCTTCCTACACTCAGACAGGTCCTTCTTTCAACATCGAAAAAAGTAAAAGGAATATGATAGCTGAAGACATAAGAAAGGCAATGAAATATGCAAAAATAAGTTAA
- a CDS encoding DUF3788 domain-containing protein has translation MSKGIFTEKIHEPSEDEIFEALLSVKPLWDDLREFIEDNYKISGELKFYGKNFGWALRYRKSGRVLVSMYPGSGEFIVQIILNGKEVEKAMELDLEPDTMKVIVDTEPIHEGKWIYINVTSETDLSDVEDLISVRSPLKL, from the coding sequence ATGAGTAAAGGAATTTTCACAGAAAAAATCCATGAACCCTCTGAAGATGAAATCTTTGAAGCTTTATTATCAGTTAAACCATTGTGGGATGATTTAAGGGAATTCATTGAGGATAACTACAAAATTTCAGGTGAACTCAAGTTCTACGGTAAGAACTTTGGATGGGCCTTGAGGTACCGTAAATCAGGAAGGGTTCTGGTCTCCATGTACCCTGGAAGTGGTGAGTTCATAGTTCAGATCATCCTCAACGGGAAAGAGGTTGAAAAAGCCATGGAACTGGACCTTGAACCAGATACAATGAAGGTCATTGTGGATACAGAACCAATACATGAGGGGAAATGGATTTATATCAATGTCACGTCAGAAACAGACTTAAGTGATGTTGAAGATCTGATTTCAGTCAGATCACCCCTCAAACTATGA